TTTACGCCGGACGGCGAGTTCAACCGTCCGGTTAAGATGTCTGAAGAGTGAAGACactgttaataaatatagcaCAAATGAATCACTGCCCGATCAGCCGTTCTCTGTCATTGTTCGCGCAAACAAAATGCTTCGCGTACGCTTCTTTAGATAGATACTAGGACACGAAACCCGATTGATTTGTCAACTAACACAGAAATCAGGGCGTATTACATTTATCCCGTTTATTAAGACGTACTAGGTTAGTAGAATTAGGGGAGAGAATAACGTGTTTTTTGACATCACAGAAGCGGAGGTCCCGGCCCTAACAGGGTGCGGGTGCTCTACCGCGCATGCGTTATCCCCCTTCGCCCGTCTCACCGAAGCTCCAAAATGGCGGACCTCCGACCCCCTTCCCGTTATTGAATATCTAATTTTATCGGTGTGCATTCATTGTTATAAGTCAGCTGCGGGGCATACACAACACACATTATAATAACCTTTCATACATAAAGCACTCCAGCTACTTCTAAATTCAATAACTAtaaattgaatacatttttgtaacattcgtaaaaagttacaatagtaagttgcttttaaataattaataacacgtTAATAGTATTGGTATAGCATACTTAGGTTGCATACAATAATTGGTTGGGTAAATTGAAgatacatacttacatatttcGGAACAGGTATTTGTTTCTCACAATTGGTAAAAAGTTTCGCTCCAAAGTTTATCAAACTAAAGATTCTAGTTCATTTTTGCACTCATTTGGCGGAACCTATCACTCTCTGTACCTCTAAAGTTTGGCGTAATTGATTACTTACAGTGCCCAAAAGCTCGCAAGATGAACCAAGCAGCTCCAAATAAATCTGACCTCTGAGATCTGACAACATAGGGTATAATTTTGCTTGTTTCTTAGGTTTATTCGTGGAACTTTGTATAAGTATAGATCTGAAAGTCACAAAGCGGGAACCGAACCTGTGGTTTCTTATTTGAAAGACTATTTACCAATCGCCAGTTGCTCTACGGAGGATGTCATAATATATTTGCCTATATAGAGATTTAAGGAGGCAGGTTATTTTACAAAGATGCATCGATACTGCCTCGCGTTACGAATGCAACAAGCTTTTTTGCTGGAAAAAGAAAGAGCGCGCGTATTCCGGTGGCGCGgaggaacatacatacaaagaaaaacgtaaaaataattaataatcatggatatttctgtctttaaaatttcgtcatattaaattctttcaactgcgagaactaatcactaactagacgtgaatttaaattctttacttgccaatacttgtttagttacccagattaaaggtgaaacaaaatgtatgaaaatggaccttgaggtatcgccttaatgaaaATGAATAGTTAAGAGTTTATTCAGGCTTCCGGAAATCTTCCGTACGAAACGGTAAGGTAACACTACGTTATTTTTCAGTGTACTCTAAGACAGCGGTGCTAccatagaatatattatgtatatttatacttcAGGTACGACCCCGGTCGAACCGGCTCATTTATTTCTACAGGGTGGCTCTACCACTTTCACGTCCACCACCCATCAATGCACTCGTCACCCTGAGATGTTCAATCTAACAACGGTCAATAATTATGCTGGGTACAATGTCCTATAAACCTGAACACAACTGCAGTGCATGTAAACTGTTGCTTAGTGCCAAAAAaaagacattgcgttggtaccttcCCAGATGGCACGTCCCAAgcgagacacctaccaccaataGAGGTGGTGCCATCTTATTATTCTTTTGgactttacataataatataggtaggtaAGTATACATATAGTTATGTTTTGGCCTGACATCTCTGGCGAAACTATTTGATATTCTATAGACTTTTGCCCAAGTGATATATGGaacagaaatatttaaacactgATTAACTTTcctaaaagtattattttattggtagGGCGTATATTTgttcctaattaaaaaaataaactgacctAGGTACCGAGCGCCTGCCAGAAGTAAACTACAccataaaaagaaaacttttaatcTAATACTCATTGCTATTAAAATCATATCaatcaattatttctttgtGTATGAACTGTAAAAGATAAAGAATGGATTATATCGTCaacatattaaagaaaattaagaacacatcacattttaaatatattgtagtgGAAAGGTAAAAACATAATTAGCATTCATACAGCACACGGCATTGAGCTgctgaataaataaatgctaaCTTAAATCGAACGAAAACTATGCTATGCATAAAGAACATCATGTTCTCAAAAACTTTATTGAAAGAAATGACGATAATTATGTGTATAAACAAAGATCCACATCTACTGATAGTAAGTTCACGTTAAGacgagataataataattatatttcatgtttttgaATAGGATCAGGCGTAGTCTGTGCAATAACACAACGCGCTGCTGCGCAGCGTCACGTCGCGAACGCATACGAATTATGACTTGGTagcaatattattatctatattcagTACACACTTAGCAACTACCTACGTCACAGCGACAACGACGCAACACGCTTTCCGCCATGTCGATGTCGCGTCGCCGACATGATACCAGTCATATACGAGCAGTGGCTAGGCGTTGTCACATCGACTATTTGTAAACATGTGCGATAAACATTCATGTGACAAAAATATGCTATTAGTTAAAACAATCGAAAAGTTTCCATGTTTATACAATTCTAGTTTGCATGAGTATTTGAAAAAGGACATAACAGATAAAGCTTGGAGCGAAGTGGCCAACCATACACAACTTTCTGGTAAGATTATTGCTTCTAACAATCTAGGTATTTAATATCAGATCATTCAATAATACAAGGAAGGACCGGCGgcgttcatttttaaataaaactttatttatttactctacAAATCTACTAAGTACTTAACTgtttacctatataaataatataagtacttacttaagtaATTTAGTcatataagtatgtaatttatactattgattaaattaattaaatgtatataccCATATACCACGTAAttaacttaaggttatagcttaaggtccatttttcatacattttgtttcacctttaatctgggtaactaaacatgcatggatatttcggcctttaaaatttcgtcctattaaattttaaaggccgaaatatccatgcatattaaaacttttttacgtttttctttcaactgcgagaactaatcactaactagacgtgaatttaaattctttacttgtcaatacttgtttagttacccagattaaaggtgaaacaaaaggtatgaaaaatggaccttaagctataaccttaagtaagTAATAGGTATTACATGtcataagtaattaaatacatttttatttcagttggTGAATGTAAAGAAAAGTGGAAAAATTTACGATATGGTCTTCTCAGGAGTCTAAGGCCACATCCAGACGGTACAATTAAAAAAAGGTATTATTTACACGATGAAATGGAATTTGTGATACCTTACATTAAACCAAGCACCAGACATGGCAATCTAATTACGGTTCCGTTTGAGGAAGATGATGAAGAAAATAATTCTAACGGACCAGAAATTGAAGAAGCAACACTTGCccaacaatattttgaatttgaatgcgTTACTGAACCTCAAAAGAAAAGATCTAGGAAATCAGAAAGTTTCAAACCCGTTTTGCCGCCAAAAACTTTAAACGACGAGTGTCATGAAAATTCAAGAAAGATGTTTTTGTTAAGTTTGTTGCCAGAAGTAGAGGTTTTGACGGAAGGTCAAATGAGATTTTTTAGAAGAAAAGTATTGGAATTATTGGACGATTGTAGAGAAAATCCAAACACATATGACATTAGTATACTTAATAATTGGCAAACTAAACGACCAAGTACACAAAATGAAGCAATGAAATCGGAACCactgtaatttaatataatattaccatCATGAGTATTAAGTAGGtatctaaaagtatttgtacCTGTAAAGCTTCGTAttcattataaaagttattgaaATACTATTAAATAGATACTTACCTAATGCTCAACAATTTTAGTAATGTTGAGTACTAAACGCGTGATTGCCGTAAGATGGGTAACACGGGTAAAATTCTAAATATCGATGAAGGTCCTAAATACCGATGAACCACGACATGTAACAATGATCGCGCCATGACGCGCATTGTTATGCAACGTTGCTCAACATCTTGCGTCAcagatattatttaatgaatacgAAGGTTtcacatattatgttttgtagCAAAGATTTACATTcataagtaataaatgtttaatacagTTTCCACTTACAATTTAGCATAAGTAATTAAAAGgcatttttggtatattttaataatattatgcatgcTAGGTAAACCATATtggaacataatttatattagcaaCCTAAATACATAATTCTAATATACAATaagttttaacatattattatcttgtATCGTCTCAATAGTTTAAACTTGTATATAGTTACCTACATGTACGTAGGTAACATAAATCCTAAAAAGtaactttttgtataataaaaaattgaatcCTATGtgaatttactaaaaatacagtttttgGATCATCCGTACTGGCCGTGGCTgaacacaataataaaacttcaaagtaattatgtaaatatttttcgctAGATGTCGCTAAATTCAAATCAGTACTTCATGGTTCGCAGATTTATTATTCAGTCATCACTCATTACTAGCTAACATTCATCAGTACCATAAGGTATGTAAAATTTCCTAAGAATTTCCAGTACCTTTTGCATATACCAATACAATACCTGAGGAACCATAtttcattaaactataaaatgaaacCTAATTTGTGTacctaaatcataataaaattattcaaatatttgaaagtattaaaacttattttttgtctgtgttttttttttggcgaCTAAGACCtcaaaatactatattattattgttgttggCAACACTACTTGAAGTTACTGTAAAACTACATAACTTGATGAATTTAGTGTGCACTTATAGTATAAGGCTAGGTTGGGGACAATTGTAGTAAAAAAATTCTGGGAACCACTTTACAGAGAGACAATGTATTGGCCATTACAAAACATAACAGAATAAGGAGAAATAACACAATATATgccacataataaaaataataaaatgtatatttgcattaaaataaataattcaagttTTTATGATTATCCAATTTACAAAGCGATAAAAGCAAAACATATATAACAAGTTTGTTGATACTGTATCAGAATTAATacatgacaattttattttattggtgcaTTTTTAAGAGACTTAGTTGTAACAGGATTGCTGTTGACCTTGCTTATCAAACTATTTCCTTGCCACACTGCTACGAGACTTTCGGTGGTTTTCAAATCAACTTGAAGTTTTTCCCAAACCTTCTTTTTGGGGTTCAAAACCTCATCAGGTGTAGCAGTCTCATATCCTTCAATGATTATCCTGTCTCCAGGTTTACTCCCTTCTGGAGCAAACAGAGGTTCAACTTGTTTAGGTTCATCTATGGATGCACATAGGACCATTCCTTTTGATTCTACACCACGCATTTTAGCTGGTTTTAAGTTACATAGGACAACTACATCCCGATTAACCATCTCTTCAATAGGTACAAAATTGACTAACCCAGAAACTATTGTCCTAGGTTCTTCTTCACCTAAGTCTATCTTTTCTACATAAAGAGTATCAGCTTCAGGATGTCTTGAGACCTCTACAATACGTCCTACCCTGATATCCAATCTACCTGGAGTTATTTCATCTGCGGCATTACTTGCATTCCCTTTAGCTTTTGTTGGAGGCGGGTAAGCTTTCTTAGTTAGCTCTTGAAGTTTAGGGTCTTTGAATATATCTTGAACTGGAgccaaaagtttatttattgcagCTTCTACAGATGCTTTCAAGTCACCAGGATGAATGTCTTGTTTTCCAAATGCTGCTTCTAAATCTTCAAAGTTAGTGAAATGAGAATCACCACCATGTTCAGGTGCTCTGTGTATAATGAAAGTCTCCCCTTCCTTTAGCAATGGGAAAACTACATACTTGGTAAAGGACAAAACACCATTATCAGAGATATTACCAGGTTCACAGAATGCCTTCTTGAGTTTCTTCTTTACATTAGCTGGGTTGTCCAAAAGATCAATTTTACTGTCTTCCTCTGAGGCCGACATTTTACCACCAGTCAAACCTGGGACCATGGGATTCATAAGATGTATTCTTTTAGCATAACCAAGCTGTGGAAGATATTTCTCggacattgtaaatattttcctttgatCAACACCACCAAATTGTGCATCAACTTTTAAATATTCCTCATCTAAAGCTTGAAGTCCAGGATATAACAAGCCACTCAATAAAGGATGTTCTACTTGTTTCACTACCTCCGCTCCAGCCTTTTTAGCATCATGCTCAGTTATAACTGATGAAAATCTGTACACATCCAGTGTATATTCCTTACTAAGCTGGTACTCAGTACCCCTAACAAATTTAAGTTTCTCAAGTGGCACCCCAATACTCTGCAGCATAGCTTTGATTGCATTTTCATAGTATTCTGTGCGAAGAGCTAAAAGTTCCCATGGAGCTTTCATATTATCTAAATATGCATGTAAATCGGCAAACAATATTGTTACCTCACAACCAGCTTTTAAAAAGTCAGCAATCTTGGACATGGGCACAAAATAGGCCACATGAGGACGACCGGTTGTCGCAGTTCcccaatatattttcaaatccCTCTGCTTCAATATTTCGGTAAGTTTTTCATCTCCTAAAACTTCCTGTAGATTACGCGTGATAAGTTGTTTCTTCTCTTCCCAGTTAGCCATTGCTGATACGATGTCAGGCTCTGTAAAAACGTGGATTACTAGATTAGATTATACTCACAAATATGGTcatttgaaattgtttaaattcaCGATAATTATTTATGAGACACGAACACTTACTTGTTTTAGTTGACACAACGGTGTAACGTTAGAACGATTTTATCATATGATTGGTATGGTCTCTAACATAAAATACTGAGGGAAATTAATAACACGTATGTAAGTAGTGTCTAGCTTACGAAACTAAATGAAACACTGAAACATAACCTCTAAAGATCGAATTTGATaatctctttaaataaaataaactatagatcaaattcttatttaattaaacactatCATACATTTAAAagcataaaattttatcaaaatttgaaTTATCGTAGGATTTGTGCcagaaattgtataaatattgtattttcttgAAACACGAAGTTAGCCACAATTCGAAAATTACTTGTTGCCAACTGCTAATTGGCGCTAGTGTCGCAGTGAATGCTTGCGTTTCCTGTCAAAAGCGCCATTGCGCATGACAGTCAGTGCGGCCTTGCAGACTGAAGAGCGCTACCGACAAAGGCCGAGTCGATGGggttacaaaaaaattgttaatttggaCGTCTAAAACCCTTTTGttgttgtaattataattttatataggttGTGAATCTGTGATTACGGTTAAGAAATGTGTGAATGATATGAATCGTGACGGCTAGCAAAGGAGTCAGCTGGTCCACAGTGCGAATAGTGAATAAGAAATGGCGGCCTTGCCAGCAGGTGTTCAGTATGGGTTATCATCGGAGTCTAGTTATAAAGAAAACAAGGAACTAGTGTTTGTGAAATTAACGGATTCTGCTCTGAAAGCTATTGAAGACTTCCTTAGGAATAACAGGGTGAGTCAAATCGCCATATTGTTATACCAAAATAAAGATAAGCTAACAATGTCAGGCGCCATACTTATATTACagtaattgaaatgaaactgcaaaattagatgttttattacaataaatcgGTTTTTCAATTATGTTAATTGGCTCAGAAACCAGTTTACGTACGTACCCTCGAAATAGGTGCTCCTCTACAATGTCACGCCACGTCAACATGTAGAAAAATTGCTCTGTTATTTTCACagattttacatttcatatggCTATAATTAGAGAATACGTTCTTATTGTTGCGGATTTTGACGTTTACCGGGGAGTTACGTTACGTTTATATTATCTACGGTCGTTGTGTGGTATTTCAGAGGGCCccatagttaaatattttttgttttgaatacgAAATACCAAGATAGGAGTGGGTAACCTTACAATATTTATCAAGTTGAGATAAATACTGGAAAATCACCACGCAATGTTTACCTATCGGGGAGATttctttacaaattacattGACTAATTTTGCTGTTTCATATGCCTTGCACCTCGTAGTAAAATATCACAAATACGGAATGACAATAAGTGTCCTTTTTGTCTATCGATAAACTTACGATATTGACGTGGTGCGAGACTTGTTTTTCAATTAGTGTACAGATCTATCAATCTTTTAGACTAAGAGCTtactatataagtatttataaattttactatgTTAATCAAAATTATGTTGAAAAAGTTTCACCACAACATATTTACTGTGAAATTGGcaccattaaaaatattgctgttaTCCATGACCAACTATATTAGAACTTGTATAAGTAAGTTGTATGTCATGTTGAACAATATTACTCAATAGAATATAGGACAGagaaaatcattttattgagGGCAAACCATTGAAATGGATTTTGACATCACACAGGTTCAAAAACTCTATACTCAATATTTAAGACACCTACTGCATTTATAAAACTACatagcaaataaaaacataatttgtttgaaTCTTTCTAGAACACTAAGATCATGTTACaaggtttgattttttttatacttcatAAAACAtggttcattagtgttttatcaTGCTAAAAGATGGCGCTACCAGtaggttttttttgttgttggtCTTATTAAATGGTTTAAGTATTTCtctataaatttacaaaatacataaataatgacATCTTATCATTAGAAATCCCATTATCAGTATAAGTAACTAAATAATGTTCtttatagacaaaataaaatttagttaaTAGTATGCTGCTTTATATTTCATCATCACAATTTTGTtcttgtaatatttatgttatattacatgTTATTTATGGTTTAACACATAATAAACACTATTAATCATAGCTCTATAGGATTACTTGCAGTTACAAGTATATGGGGTCAATAAAGTCATAATgggtgaaataaattataatttacattgaaATGTTTACCAATTATAccaaactaataattattagtaaaataaattcctTACTAGTATAGGTATTTCTcacaaatattgttaatattctaaaatattatgttaagtgAGATAACACGTAAgtaatagtttaaaaccctttttgagttattaaaaagtatgaactattgaatattatattgtctgcaaacagaaatataaatgttcCATACTAGtctatatgaaaattaaataaactaattcatTAATACATGTCATTGTGacatataaagtttaaaaagaaatatcctCTTTTAATACTGTAagctgtaattataatatttaggtaaaaaaaaaatctttgtccATCTTGATagctttatttgaaaatatttaaggaTTAAAGCTGCTTCAggattgcaatatttttattaactagaTGGCAAGTTACATACattaaatttgaaatcaatTTAATGTACAAGGAATCAGTATTAGATAATTGAATTTGTTACAATATTCTCTATGGCAATTTAGATTTcctataacatttatttatcacacattataaacaatttaacaaGTAGCAATTATTTCATGACTTTAAATCAACAATACATTATTACATTTTGGGTCCTACCTTAATCGTTACATGGTTATTAATGATCcttgtttcaatattttaaggttatagcttaaggtccatttttcatacattttgtttcacctttaatctgggtaactaaacaagtattggcaagtaaagaatttaaattcacgtctagttagtgattagttctcgcagttgaaagaaaaacataaaaaataattaatatgcatggatatttctgcctttacaatttcgtcatattaaattctttcaattgcgagaactaatcactaactagacgtgaatttaaattctttacttgccaatacttgtttagttacccagattaaaggtgaaacaaaatgtatgaaaatggaccttaagctataaccttaaggaaTTCTCATGATTCTAAATGCTATACATAGTAAATATTGTATGCATAATTTAGAGTCAATAATCATAATTCTGCTAGTTGctgttaaaaatagaaaattattgtaattatcttCAATCATTTGGGCATCAATTACtatcctaaaattattttatatacctgtACATTTACCAGTATATAGCATATTATGTAACAACTAACAAACAACCTTGTTCAAGTACACATGTATCTAATGTTGAGCTGACagttaaagataataaaactaatttcagATACAACCTTAAAATTAGATCTGTTATCTATTTACAATCAAACAATTTCTTCCTGTTTTCATTCAGatatatttaaagtacataatattattatatatggtaGTAGTTGTATTGGTTTACACTATATTGTATAAGTGTTCCattactttatttcttttattaaattaatccaTTTAAACTCTGCAGTTTCACCTGCCGCTTCCCacaattcttattatttaataatgttaaataatatgtatatgtaatatgCTCTTATATAATGTCTACTTCTTGAATGTCTTATAATTTGTGGAGAATACAATTTtgacaacaaaaaattacagtGATCTCAATATTAAAGGACAATATTTGTattgagaaatatttattttaacataaaattaaaataacattgcaaTATTGAATGTATGATTGTATGTGCTTTATCTAAATtgaacaaaatgaaatatacaatatacatttactaaacatatgtgtataaaatattaatcatgatAAATCTTGCATTCACATTTCCAAAATTCAGTCTTTTTCTCAGTTTGTTAtcaattgaaaattaatatttattatttaacattaaatatttcagattaattaatatcaactgatttttttcactaatgtcTTAATGGATTTGTCAAAACAAGTTTATTGCATAACAAGTTGAAGAaggtaaaacatattattatcatttttattcatcataaaaacattgttatgtattctacacatatttttgttttattatttcgggtatacttaatatattatttttaaaattaatgataacttaaaCCAATCTATTCTTCTTCAGTTATTGTTTTGATATTCAAGTAAAGAAATTGGTATATCActgaatagtttaaaaaatatttagtaatgaaTATTGGTATATATATTCCATACTTTcattacacaatttttataaaataaaatcatatttacagA
This genomic stretch from Manduca sexta isolate Smith_Timp_Sample1 chromosome 8, JHU_Msex_v1.0, whole genome shotgun sequence harbors:
- the LOC115446891 gene encoding uncharacterized protein LOC115446891; protein product: MCDKHSCDKNMLLVKTIEKFPCLYNSSLHEYLKKDITDKAWSEVANHTQLSVGECKEKWKNLRYGLLRSLRPHPDGTIKKRYYLHDEMEFVIPYIKPSTRHGNLITVPFEEDDEENNSNGPEIEEATLAQQYFEFECVTEPQKKRSRKSESFKPVLPPKTLNDECHENSRKMFLLSLLPEVEVLTEGQMRFFRRKVLELLDDCRENPNTYDISILNNWQTKRPSTQNEAMKSEPL
- the LOC115446398 gene encoding tyrosine--tRNA ligase, cytoplasmic yields the protein MANWEEKKQLITRNLQEVLGDEKLTEILKQRDLKIYWGTATTGRPHVAYFVPMSKIADFLKAGCEVTILFADLHAYLDNMKAPWELLALRTEYYENAIKAMLQSIGVPLEKLKFVRGTEYQLSKEYTLDVYRFSSVITEHDAKKAGAEVVKQVEHPLLSGLLYPGLQALDEEYLKVDAQFGGVDQRKIFTMSEKYLPQLGYAKRIHLMNPMVPGLTGGKMSASEEDSKIDLLDNPANVKKKLKKAFCEPGNISDNGVLSFTKYVVFPLLKEGETFIIHRAPEHGGDSHFTNFEDLEAAFGKQDIHPGDLKASVEAAINKLLAPVQDIFKDPKLQELTKKAYPPPTKAKGNASNAADEITPGRLDIRVGRIVEVSRHPEADTLYVEKIDLGEEEPRTIVSGLVNFVPIEEMVNRDVVVLCNLKPAKMRGVESKGMVLCASIDEPKQVEPLFAPEGSKPGDRIIIEGYETATPDEVLNPKKKVWEKLQVDLKTTESLVAVWQGNSLISKVNSNPVTTKSLKNAPIK